The genomic DNA TTACAAATTTGTATATTTTTATATACATTTTATCAAACAATATTATATTTTGTCAATATTATGTCAATAAAACTTACTATAAAAATGCTTTAATTTAGGTATTGTATACCTGGATACTAAGCCTACAAACATACCAGTTACTAATGATGCCATTAACATAAATGGTAAGTACCCTATAGCAAGTATATTTTCTATGATTAAACTTGCAACTATTAATTGACCTATATTATGCCCTATTGCACCTATAATGCTTATCCCTATTAGTGATAAATCTTTTATTTTACTCGCTAAATACATAAATAAAAGACTCAGATAAGCTCCTCCTATACTAAATAGTAGATATGATAAAGGGCCTGCAAATATTGATGACAAAATTACCCTGATAGTAACAATTATAACAGTATCTTTGACACCTAACAACATTAATGAAATTAAAGTTATAATATTGCTCAAACCCAATTTTGCCCCTGGAAATATAACTATAAGAGGATTTGGTATATATGTCTCTAATACATATAAAGCTAAACTATACCCTATCATAAGACCTAAAAATGTCATTTTTCTAGTTTTCATTAAGTTAACTCCTCCAAATTTTATCTATCATCTTACATTATAATACAAAATATATAAAAACACCTAATTTAGACTAAAATATTTTTAATCTATTTAGAATAAATATTAGTTATTTCAATGTGCAATTACCTCTATAAATCTTGACTTTTTGTATCATACTTGTTACAATTTTAATGATAATGAATTTCATTAGGAGGTGTTAATAATGACTGTTTACGATTTAAAAATAGGAGAAAAAGGATTTATTAATAGTATAGATGGAGATATTAAATTATCTAAAAGATTGCTTGCACTTGGATGTATAAATAGTACTGAAATAGAAGTTAAAAAGGTTGCCCCACTTGGAGACCCAATTATAATTAGATTTAGAGGCTTTGACCTTGCGATTAGAAAATCTGATGCTAAAAATATTTCTTTACAATAATAGAGGAGGAGCTACCCGTGATTAATGTAGCATTATTAGGAAACCCAAATGTCGGTAAAACTACTGTTTTTAATCTACTTACAGGTTCAAATCAATATGTAGGTAACTGGCCTGGTGTTACTATAGAAAAAAAAGAAGGATTTCTTGGAAAAGAGATAAAGGTTGTCGATTTACCTGGTATATATGCAATGGATACTTTCTCAAATGAAGAAAAGGTTTCTAAATCATATTTAGAAAATGAAGATGTTGATGTAATAGTAAATGTAGTTGATGCTTCTAATTTATCAAGAAACCTTTACTTAACAACTCAACTTATGCAATTTAACAAGCCTATAGTTATATTGCTTAATATGTTAGACATTGCAGAATCTAAAGGAGTTAATATAGATGCCAAAAAATTAAGTGAAGAACTTGGAG from Clostridioides difficile ATCC 9689 = DSM 1296 includes the following:
- a CDS encoding Gx transporter family protein; the encoded protein is MKTRKMTFLGLMIGYSLALYVLETYIPNPLIVIFPGAKLGLSNIITLISLMLLGVKDTVIIVTIRVILSSIFAGPLSYLLFSIGGAYLSLLFMYLASKIKDLSLIGISIIGAIGHNIGQLIVASLIIENILAIGYLPFMLMASLVTGMFVGLVSRYTIPKLKHFYSKFY
- a CDS encoding FeoA family protein, translating into MTVYDLKIGEKGFINSIDGDIKLSKRLLALGCINSTEIEVKKVAPLGDPIIIRFRGFDLAIRKSDAKNISLQ